One genomic segment of Rhinopithecus roxellana isolate Shanxi Qingling chromosome 6, ASM756505v1, whole genome shotgun sequence includes these proteins:
- the LOC104674938 gene encoding LOW QUALITY PROTEIN: olfactory receptor 2A14 (The sequence of the model RefSeq protein was modified relative to this genomic sequence to represent the inferred CDS: substituted 1 base at 1 genomic stop codon), with protein MEGNQTWITDVTLLGFQVGSALEILLCGLFSVFYTLTLLGNGIIFGIICLDSKLHTPMYFFLSHLAIVDMSYASNNVPKMLTNLMNKKRTISFLPCIMQTFLYLAFANTEXLILVVMSCDRYVAICHPLRYNVLMSWRVCTVLAVASWVFSFLLALVHLILTLRLPFCGPHEINHFFCEILSVLKLACTDTWLNQVVIFAPCVFILVGPLCLVLVSYSCILAAMLRIQSGEGRRKAFSTCSSHLCVVGLFFGSAIVMYMAPKSHHPEEQQKVLSLFYSLFNPMLNPLIYSLRNAEVKGALRRALRKERLT; from the coding sequence ATGGAAGGCAACCAGACATGGATCACAGACGTCAccctgctgggattccaggttgGTTCAGCACTGGAGATTCTCCTCTGTGGACTTTTCTCTGTCTTCTATACACTCACCCTGCTGGGGAATGGGATCATCTTTGGGATTATCTGCCTGGACTCTAAGCTTCACACCCCCATGTACTTCTTCCTCTCACACCTGGCCATTGTTGACATGTCCTATGCTTCCAACAATGTTCCCAAGATGCTGACAAATCTTATGAACAAGAAAAGAACAATCTCCTTTTTGCCATGCATAATGCAGACATTCTTGTATTTGGCTTTTGCTAACACAGAGTGACTGATTTTGGTGGTGATGTCCTGTGATCGCTATGTGGCCATCTGCCACCCACTACGTTACAACGTCCTCATGAGCTGGAGAGTGTGCACTGTCCTGGCTGTGGCTTCCTGGGTGTTCAGCTTCCTCCTGGCTCTGGTCCATTTAATTCTCACCCTGAGGCTGCCCTTCTGCGGGCCTCATGAAATCAACCACTTCTtctgtgaaatcctgtctgtccTCAAGTTGGCCTGTACTGACACCTGGCTCAACCAGGTGGTCATCTTTGCACCCTGTGTGTTCATCCTGGTGGGGCCGCTCTGCCTGGTGCTGGTCTCCTACTCATGCATCCTGGCGGCCATGCTGAGGATCCAGTCTGGGGAGGGCCGCAGAAAGGCCTTCTCcacctgctcctcccacctctgcgTGGTGGGGCTCTTCTTTGGCAGTGCCATTGTCATGTACATGGCCCCCAAGTCCCACCATCCTGAGGAGCAACAGAAAGTTCTTTCCCTGTTTTACAGCCTTTTCAACCCAATGCTGAACCCCCTGATATATAGCCTGAGGAATGCAGAGGTCAAGGGAGCCCTGAGGAGGGCACTGAGGAAGGAGAGACTGACCTGA